DNA sequence from the Oncorhynchus nerka isolate Pitt River linkage group LG9b, Oner_Uvic_2.0, whole genome shotgun sequence genome:
tgtttcttgacctaagcaagtctcttcttcttattggttcccttaagtagtggtttctttgcagcaattcgaccatgaaggcctgattcacgcagtctctgaacagttgatgatgagatgtgtcttttacttgaactctgtgaagcatttatttgggctgcaatctgaggtgcagttaattgacgatttctgaggctggaaactctaatgaacttaacctctgcagcagaggtaactctgagtcttcctttcctgaccttcatgtcttaaagtaatgatggactgttgtttctcttggCTATTTTgacctgttcttgccataatatggacttggtcttttactaaatcgggccatcttctgtataccaaccctaccttgtcacaacaaaactgattggctcaaacacattaagaaaagacattccacaaatgaacttttaacaaggtacacctgttaattgaaatgcattccaggtgactacctcctgaagctggctgagagaatgccaagagtgtgcaaagttggcatcaaggcaaagggtggctactttgaagaatctcaaatataaaatatatttttattatttattttacttttttggttactacatgattccatatgtgttatttcagagttttgatgtcttcactattattctacaatgtagaaaattgtaaaaagaaagaaaaatcctggaatgagtaggagtgtcaacttttgactgatactgtaaacTTACGCggaaaaagtacattttgtgtgcactatATCATCAcgcactgtttaaaaaaaaatccgcAACAAGTCTTTTTGGTGGAAACATACCACTGGTGGGGAAATgtacatattttctttatgcagatTCTAGAATATTCGCATGCAAATCTGTCAcgaattggatggaaacctagcttgtGACCAGCTTTGGTTTGTTTCATGACTGTGTAAAGTTAGATGCCATATGCTGACATCAGCTTTCATGACTGTATGAAATATGTCATGACATTATGACAGCATTATGTTATTATGAAGGCCAACGTTAACAGAGGGTTCAAATGAAGTTTCATACTTTTGTCAGTACAAAAGGATGCCCTTCCGTATGTATCAGAAAATGCAAAGAAAATCCACCAAAAGGACACAAACTTGGAGGATGTTAGTGATTGACAAAGGTGAGATGTGAAGTACATTATATGCTCTGTGGATTTAGCCAAGAGTGTTTTAGAGCTATGCGACTGTACCTTGAAAGCCTCCCTTCGACGGTACTCTAGTTTGGCCATCTCGTCTGCGACCCATCCAGGAATATCAGGGATGGCCACATGGATGACGTATTTGAGGAGGATGGCAAAATGCTGTATATCCCAAAACAAGAAAGGAAACAAACACTGACATGAGAACACAGAAAATTATAGATTGCTGGTatcaaatcctagatgccattgcctgccgttgtgcccttgagcaaggcacttaaaccccCCCACAACAACTGCTCTGCGGGCATCCAATGTGGCAGCCCCTtgctccaacctctccaacctatgtatgtatatgtgtcttACGGAGGGTTTGGGATAAAGCGGATGTCAAATTTCAGTTAGACCTTGCGTACAATTGAGGAATAATGTGATCTTAACCAGAGTGGATAGAGTATGTGTGATGTTGCAatgctgtgtgtggtgtgtagagGGAGCTGCTTGCTCTTCTCAAGCCCGGCTAGATCAGCCGGTGAAGCATTAGACTCTTACTCTCAGGGTCTTGGGTTTGAGCCACACATTGGGCACAAGCACTTTAGCAATAGTTTCTCAGTTACCTGTCCTTTCCTTTGTCATTTTGAAGACAGCACAATGTAGATCTAACCTATTGTACAATGCTGCAATTGATATTCAAAACAAGATGTCATCTTTGAGTGAAGGCTATTTACTTGGGTTTAGATAACACCTCCTCCTTTTTTTGCTATGGTCCATTGTTTTATATTCTGTAATCTTTGTGGATCTATGTACAGTGTCCTTGGTTTTGATAAAGGTAGTATATAAAAAGTACCACAATTGCTACGATTGTTGTCTGTATTTGTGGCATCGATCTACTCGGTGTCACAGAGTGAAGACAAAATGGCTGGCTACGTTTTACCTCCAGTACCACGATGGAGATGATGACCATCTCAGGGCTCAGCCAGGGGAAGAGACGCTGCAGCTGACCACACTGGCCAATGAGATAACAGTTCACCATAATGGCTATCAAGCCCATGGCCTCCATTGCTGTctgcacacagagagagtgaaatCTCTGAGGAAAAATAACTTTATGAAATAAATAACAGTTAGCATGCTTTTTTTTGCAGAGATGCTTGAAATGCATGATTCTAAAATGGTTCTCTGACCTTAATTGCAGGTGGggtaaatatacactgagtgtacaaatcattatgaacacctgttctttccaagatatagactgaccaggtgaatccagatgaaagctatgatcccttattcaaatcaaatcaatgttaatgcgagtgtcgcaaaatgcttgtgcttctagttccgacagtgcagtaatatctaacaagtgacCTAACAATTGACCAACAACTaccaaatacacacaaatctaaaggggtgaatgagaatatataaatatatggatgagcgatagccgagcggcataggcaaggtgcaatagatggtataaatacagtaaacattattaaagtggcattatttaaagtgactagtgatccatttattaagtggccagtgattgggtctcaatgtaggcagaagcctctctgagttagtgattgctgattagcagtctgatggccttgacatAGAAGTTGTTTttaagtctctcggtcccagctttgatgcacctgtactgacctcgcctcctGGAAGATAGCGGTGTgaataggcagtggctcgggtggttgttgtccttgattatctttttggcctttctgtgacattggatgctgtaggtgtcatggagggcaggtagtttgccccggtgatgcgttgtgcagaccgcaccaccctctggagagccttgcggttgagggcggtgcagttgcgtGATATaacctgacaggatgctctcgattgtgcatctttaaaggtttgtcagggttttgggtgacaagccacatttcttcagcctcctgaggttgaagaggcgctattgcACCTCTTCTTTGGTactggaacaatggtggccatcttgaagcatgtggggacagcagactgggatagggagcaatTTAATATGTAAGGACAACACACCAGCAAGCTGGTCTGcacgcagctagggatgccgtctgggccagcagccttgcgagggttaacacgtttaaatgttttactcacatcgcccacagagaaggagaggggtgggcgCAATCCTTGTTAGTGGGCTGTGACGgcggcactgtattatcctctaaactggcaaagaaggtgtttagtttgtctggaagcttGACGTCGGTGtcctggttttctttttgtagtccgtgtcacatacgtctcgtgtctgagccgttgaattgcgactccactttgtccctgtaccggCATTTCGCTTATTTGTTTGCCTTGCGGAGgggataactacactgtttatattcagccatattctcagacctctttccatggttaaatgcagtggtttgcCACCAttcatccacggtttctggttagggtagattttaatagtcacagtgggtacaacatctccaatgcacttctttataaactcactcacagaGTCAGCGTATAGATCGATGTTGTTatctgaggctgaccggaacatatcccagaccgcgtgatcaaaacaatcttgaagcgtggattccaattggtcagaccagcgttttGAATGTTTCTAGTCACTGGTTCATCCTGTTTGAATTTCTGCTTATAAGACGGTAGGAGCAAGATGGCGTCGTGGTCGGATTTTCCGAAGGGTGGGGGAGGGATTTGTATGCATCACAggagttagagtagcagtgatcgagTGTATTACACCCGTGCAtagtgcaatcaatatgctgatagaatttaggtagccttgctCTCAAAATTGCTCTATTAAAATcctcagctacaataaatgcagcctcaggatatatggttccagtttacatagagtctagtgaagttccttgagggccgtcttggtgtctgcttgagggggaatgtacacagcGGTGACGATAACTGATGAggattctcttgggagataatatagccggcatttgattgtaaggaattataggtcgggtgagcagaaagacttgagttcctgtatgttgttattatTACACCATCTTCCCAGAGAGGAGTTCTGTTggcgcgatgcatggagaagcctGGTGGTTGAACtgatcccgagagagccatgtttccatgaaacagataatgttacaatctctgatgtctctctggaaggcaacccttgctcgaatttcatctaccttgttgtcaagagactggatatttgtgagtagtatactcgggagcggtgggcgATGTGCACGTCTATGGAACCTGACCTGGAGGTCGCTCCATCTGCGGCGCCGCTGTTTTAGGTCAGCTTCTGGGATTAggtccattgtcctgggtggtggtccgaacagaggatccgcttcgggaaagtcatattcctggacGTAATGTTAGTAAGTTGAcgtcgctcttatatccaatagttcttcctggctgtatgtaataagacttaagatttcctggggtaacaatgtatgAAATAatgcataaaaaaaacaaaatactgcatagtttcctaagtactcgaagcgaggcgaccatctctgtcggcgccatcttgtttTTCAGTATATTCACATAAtttaaacatacagtatatagatttaCATGGAgtgtattgatgtcacttgttaaatccacttcaatcattgtagatgaaggggaggagacaacagattaaagaaggatttttatgccttgagacagttgagacatggattgtgtatgtgtgctattcagagggtgaaaggcaacacaaaaagaaaaaaaagtgcctttgaacggggtaccgTAGTTGGTGCCAGGCACAcatgtttgtgtcaagaactgcaacgctgctggatttttcacactTAACTGTCCACCAGCCAACTTGACgcgactgtgggaagcattggagtcaacatgggccagcatccctgtggaatgctttcgacaccttgtagagtccatgcccagattAATTTAGGCTGTTCAGAGAGGGTGCAATTCATTAtttggaaggtgttcttaatgttttgtacactcagtgtaaatctatatactgtatgtctaaaTTATGTGAATATACTGTATGTCCTGGGTTATTCCAGGATAAACTCATATTggagagtaggagtgctgacctAGGATGATTTTTACcatttagatcataatgaataggaTTATATGAACAAGGGGGGCCTGAttctagatcaacactcctactATGAAACATATTTTAAATACGGGCCCAGATGTGAGCGACCAAATGACCTGCCACTGTCCAATGCTCTCCACCCTCTGGCCAAAGGGCCTCTGCAGGCCTGTGCAGAGCTTCAAGGCGTCACTCCGGATTTCGATGATGTTGTTGATGAGGGCCCACATGGCAGCCAGCGGAAAGGCGGAGGAGAAGAGCACCACGTAGCCAAACTGGATGAACATCTCCTGGTAGTCTTGCAGGGTGTCCTGTTGGGTCAGAGGTCAAAGGTATGAGGTCAAAGTCACAAAGTCACATAGAATAGCATTTGTGTTTCAAATCACTTTTTACTTTAGATTTGAATGTACTGCTGCATGTACCAGCTACTAACACTAGCCAGAAATACTCTCCAAGTCCATTAAATTAAACTAAACACGTGTCCAATATAAACTGACAGCAGGTCAGGTGCATAACAACAGATCTGATGACTAAGACACACCTCATATGTCTGCATGCAGCTCTCAACCTCTGATTGGCTGAGAATGACAGACTTGGGCTCATCAGGCGGGTCAATCCAGGACTTTGTTGCCTTTTTCTCTGGAATTGGACTCTTCCATCTCTGACATACTAGCGTGTCATAGTCATTTGGTGGGGAGACACTAGTCTCCTTGGTCTCAGAGGACTCATAGGTGACAATGTCAGTGACTATCTCAAAGATGCTGGAAGGATCCATGCCCTCCTCCACCAACGTGGGACTGTCCTCCAAGAAGCTGTCCTCTGGCTGAGTCGCCAAGGCAATGTCCCTGGCAACATGCACCTTCTCATTGAAGCTAATCTTCCGTTGCCTCAGTGTGTAATTTATGTCCCACTCTTCCTCTGTAAACCTATAGCCAGCTTTTagatctcctctcttcttctgttctgtctgtccagGAAGTGTGGCAGGGCCTTTGGGGCTTAGCAGGGACTGGATAGTCCATGAAGCCTGGGACTTTCCTAGAGCCAAGCGGCTGTATTTGAGCACTATGGCCTGGAGAATCTCCCACACGACCTTGGGGGTAAATACTCCTAGTTTGTGATGCTCGTACAGATAAGGCTGGAGCACTTCCTTGATGTTCTGGAGGAACTGGCGGAAGATCAGGAGAGTGGCTAGCGTCTGTGAGGAGACAGTGTGAGTGATTCAGTTGCTATTCATtggggatttttttgttgtttgtttgttcaaTCATGTTTTCCATTATCCAAATCTAATTGACAGATTTTACCTCCTTCAGTCGCTCCATGTCCTTGAGGTAGAATCCGATGTAGAAAAGGCTAAGGTAAGAATTGATAAACTCAAACTGCAAAATGAAGAGAAGGACTTTAAATCAGACATGGCATTTCTAAACATATATACAAAAGTGTTAGTCAATAATACACCCCCGTGAATAACAGTGGTTAGTATGGtcgaaaaaaaagaagaagaaatatCTAACTTACAAAAACCATTTTAATGATGAGATTATTCTCATAGGCACTCTGAAGTCTGTAGTTCTCTGTAAGAAAATAATACCAATCATCAAAAGACATTGCTCCATTTGATACTGATTACTGAACAAACCTGTGTGATCACTTTGTACAACACTACATACCTGGTTTGAGGAGTTAGCGAGGTGACTTTGGTCAATTTTTGAGTTCAACTCGAGATATCCGGGGCTACAGAAGTGGCTCACATTTTAGacaggtacatttacatttaacgattccttcagaactaacctgctccagggcaggctaactcagggctaactctaCTAATCCTGAATGAAATGCCTGAGCTGCAAGTTGAGGACCAATTGAAACAGGTTTCCTCCCTTTGACAAAGATTGCGTTATCGGCATCTTCATTTGAGGAAAACGACTGATTTAAATATTGTTTCTGTGCGTGTTTAAGAAATAGTCATGTTAAAATACTTAATGAAAATATTTTTATCGATAGGAATGGGGAAAAAAAGCACACATTAATAAGCACACCAAAGACGACATTAACAATAAGTAATAAAATAAAGACGGGACTTGTAAAAGCCTACTTCACACCATAGCCTGCTAAATCTGCAAGATCACTTTTTAAATTTGGACTTCGGCACAAATGTGGCACTGAATCGCCCAtggatgtttcagcattgtctcaatgaagagttcggCATTCGACTAGCCACGTGCGACATGCACGCACAGTTTAAAGTCTGCTAGAGTTAGTGGCAGGTGGACGAGCAATATCCACCGTCAGTGGCGTAGCTGTGCCTGGAGAAGTGTGTATACTCTAATTTTGCTAAAATAAATCCAAACGGCCCGCCCGGTGAAGGAAAGGCGCCCTGTGTGAAAAATTCGGAGAAACCGTGACATACTCTGAATGATCTAAAATGATAAATCCCATATTGGTGTTTCACAGTCAGGCTGAGCAAGAAGGCTAATAGTAGGCCCACTATTGAAATAGATAAATGAGGCTGTCAACTGAGTCAGAAATTCACAGGTTtcagatttgtattttttttttctgGTTTCCCCTCTCAAAGTCACACTTTTATTCATAGAAAAACAACAAATTGCACgttctaagtccacaacaatgcttaaaccacatcaggtgaccacttttgaggtctgggaaaaatctgagctattacattttttttgtgttttgttaCCCTTTTATTCAAGTGTGCAGGCACCTAGCACTGTTTGGTTAGCGGTGTTTTAGTAGCGCACATGAAatggagtttgcaaaacaaatggccactgtattgatgcaaataatcaagATATTATTCTGCCAGGTACTAGGTAATAGGCTACTTTatagctagttaacatttaacTGAGAAGATTTTTgtgaaagcctttccatctaccctAAGACAGTTAGGCCTATCATTAGCGCCAATATATTTCTTCTGTTCCTTACCTTGTTTCAAAGTAGCCAAGCCAAAAACTGATCATAGGAATGTTGAGGGATTTTTTAAAAACACTTCCTCATATGcgctctcctgttctattggttttcaaatcaacTTTCTTGTCTATTGTCTAGCAGCCAAAGGCATTATCCTCGTCACAGTATTAGCAAACCGtgatagttgttgcatctttagatctccccCTTTTTAAAATTCAAACAGATGTTTCCATCTCTGTCCATGAAACTGCTTGCTTGCGGTGAGCATTTTAGAACAGTGTTTTCCTAcaaattgcattttggaacattcgcGTGTAGGCCTACAGTACCACCATGTGCACGTTGCTGCACttaaaatgtgaaaaaaatacTATTTTTATCCAAATTCTAAGCGAAACATTCAGATCTTTTCCATCAGCCTTATTAATTTATACGCCGTGTACCTCCACATCACTAATTTGATACCCATCAGTGGGGATTAAGAAATTAGTATATGCAATGCCGACTGAAAAAATAGTGGGTATATGGCGTATACCTgcgtatagcctccactacaccattgTCCACAGTCGTAATACAGATGAAAAGCTAACTGAAGCTGGTTATCTTTTGAAAACcctgagtagatctagcttgcaTCGTAGTATACCCCTCTGATGAGATCAAAGCCAGTGTTCTTAAAGCATCTCAGactaagagtgctgatctaggatcagttttgccttgcatatcataatgaataagattgcaTGGACAgggagggacctgatcctagatccgtACTTCTATTCTGAGATGGGTGCTCACTGTTCCAATCATTCCTCACCTGTTGCTGATATGAATGAATCTCAGCTGCACAGCTTACCCATATAATTGAGCCAATGGGCGATCTTCCTATACACCTCATCACATACAGTCACAACGATGGCCAGCAGCATTTTAGGAATGAATCTTGTGATACTGGGTAACTCCTGAATTTCCATCACAAACTCCTATAAAAAGAGGAGATAAACCACAACATGGGCATATTGAATTACAGAAAGACAGGTTAATTAACACTGTAGCCATTCTCTTTTATCTTAAAAGTGCCTACTCCTCAAAAGTTCATTGGTTTGCATGTGATTTAAATGGGATAGTGTATTtaaatggggtggcaggtagcctagtggttagagcattaggccagtaactgaaaggttgctagattgaatccctgagctgacaaggtaacaaaatctgtcattctgcccctgaacaaggcagttaacccactgttcctaggctgtcattgtaaataagaatttgttcttaactgacttgcctcgttaaaagaaaaaaaatctctgtaaaaaaaaagaagcacTAATCGTACCTGACATTAACACTACCAAGTGCTTTGACGAAAGGAGCTCCCCTCTAAACGTGTCAGCAATACATATTATTAACGGGAATTAAGCTGCCGCCCTGAACCTTCTTGCAATACCGGACCGTGTTTGATGATCATGACTTGGGAATATGTCGGATGAGGCTATTTCCTGTTGACTTAGCTGTCTCTTACCTGCATCTCCAGACAGACGAGCATGGCCAAGAagacgaagcagagacagaggagacagatggGGAGGCTGACCATCCACCTGAACATTGTCCTCTTCCAGGGTGGGTAGTATAACTCCTCACAGCCTGTTATTGGACTGCACCGCTTCACACCCTGCACACAGAGATACAGGCTTCGTCGAGCACCAACTAAAATGCTTGCGCCCAGACTGGGGCTTGAACCTACGACCCTGAGACTAAGAGTCGCATGCTTTACTGAGTGAGCTAGCTCTGCCTTTATAAACCACAGGAGGCATGTGTCCCCCAAAAGATAAGACAGTAGTTGAGAAGCGgctaacacattacagtaaaaCGTGGGGCTCAAACCAACAACCCTGAGATGAAGAGTCCCACACGAGCTAGTCAGGCCTGATAGCAACAGTGACAACGGCCTGTTTAGAAACCACAGGAGGCATGTGTCCCCCCAAAGACACAATGGTAGTTGAGAAGATCAGGACCGCCAGCTAAAACATTTACgcccaacgtggggctcgaacccacgaccctgagattaagagtctcatgctctaccgactgagctagccggGCCTGATAGCAACAGTAACAACTGCACGTTTAGAAATCTCAGGAGGCATGTCTCCCTGCCCCAACCCTTGGAATTCACACAACACTCTCCAAGCCTAGAGCTCATATTACTTATCACTGTAGACCCGTAAACTCTGGCCCTGGAACAACCCTGGAAAAGCTACTTGAGGCTGGTGATGGAATTTGTACTCTGGCCATAGTCCTGAAGGAACCAAACAGCACTGGTAGTAATCTAAGGCTGGGATTCAAACTAAGGTGTGTTGTAGAGCGCTATCGACAATACGTCTTTTAAATGCAATATTCCCACAGcagatgtcggctcaatcggaaagtACCTTTAAATGTCAATGGCTCTACAACGCGCCACAGATTGAATCTCGGACTAATCTCCAGATCTAAAGTATTGCGTAATTGGCCCGCTGCTCGATCAAGTTCTGGGTCCAAACATTTTaagagaagagatgaagagatgCTAGAACAAGGAGCGGAACCAGAACGAggagctccaccctctctctttgcaCGTTACATCCCGAATGTTCCACCCCCTTCCAAAATTCGAAAGATTCTAACACCTTTGAAATCATGATATGTCCAAATAACCAGTGACTTTTGCTCATTAGCCACATTCCTTCCCGGCAGATTCTACGGTACCAGctatgtttacatagatctgTCCATGAGAGATTCATCTCAGCCTAACTCTGAAATGAGTAGGATGCAATAATAGGACACTCACCCGAAACTGGCGACGGGGCTCCTCAAGGGGCTCGGCGGGGGTGTCCAGTGTTCCCCACATGTATGCCAGCTCGGCCTCTCTCCGCTTCCATTTCTCCAGGAAGAGCGTCGCCCACACCACGTTGAAAAGGGCAAACACTACACAGCAGATGTCCTGGCTGGTCTGTTAGGGAGTGGGTGAGCCACATGAGATACATACAAAACACAGGGACCTTTGTACAGTAACTCAAAAGAACAAAGGGACTGTATCATTTTACATTGAAGTCATTTCGCAGACGCTCTTAATCCAGAGCGAATTAGATGAGCAATTAGGgtcaagtgccttgctcaagggtacgtCGACAGATTTGTCACCTTGTCGGCTTGGGGAATTAAGAGCTGTGGCGGGGGATACATTTTTGAAGTATCGGCCAACAC
Encoded proteins:
- the LOC115114199 gene encoding LOW QUALITY PROTEIN: anoctamin-8-like (The sequence of the model RefSeq protein was modified relative to this genomic sequence to represent the inferred CDS: deleted 1 base in 1 codon), whose translation is MEKTVPTEEDKITKQEQISSMSSGVLDKLFGKRLSQARRYIMSHKSWLKMVPTEDCDILMTFSDTIDDHTLLWLLNHIRLGIPQAKIQIRQHQHTQGYAFCITSTFENLLRGAELLGMHKVVKPQYGGGTRRFSCDEDNIYENIESELIFFTSQERQSIIKYWLDNLRAKPGAVLHNIHFLEGQPIIPELVARGVICQVFPLHEQRILSQLMTSWVQAVCERQPLDDVCDYFGVKIGMYFAWLGFYTNSMLYPAVVGFLMWILAEADQTSQDICCVVFALFNVVWATLFLEKWKRREAELAYMWGTLDTPAEPLEEPRRQFRGVKRCSPITGCEELYYPPWKRTMFRWMVSLPICLLCLCFVFLAMLVCLEMQEFVMEIQELPSITRFIPKMLLAIVVTVCDEVYRKIAHWLNYMENYRLQSAYENNLIIKMVFFEFINSYLSLFYIGFYLKDMERLKETLATLLIFRQFLQNIKEVLQPYLYEHHKLGVFTPKVVWEILQAIVLKYSRLALGKSQASWTIQSLLSPKGPATLPGQTEQKKRGDLKAGYRFTEEEWDINYTLRQRKISFNEKVHVARDIALATQPEDSFLEDSPTLVEEGMDPSSIFEIVTDIVTYESSETKETSVSPPNDYDTLVCQRWKSPIPEKKATKSWIDPPDEPKSVILSQSEVESCMQTYEDTLQDYQEMFIQFGYVVLFSSAFPLAAMWALINNIIEIRSDALKLCTGLQRPFGQRVESIGQWQTAMEAMGLIAIMVNCYLIGQCGQLQRLFPWLSPEMVIISIVVLEHFAILLKYVIHVAIPDIPGWVADEMAKLEYRRREAFKKHERQAQQHSQQQLRRQLEEEELQRQVELQAEAQQESEYHKADKQHHHEKAQWKPVDKPKRPSSLLGNSNVMKLKQIFPQQGKFSSGTALTPQSPTGGEAKLAGFLSFKFRKSPELKKEPLSVTPAPGTVVTAASVNQERSQSPNRTFSPGKLFSFSRSEGAVVCANGPQLSKPGDATPQTTPNSQPTRQDLNTTPSGELLPSSESERRETTRQSNDTDTSGSKC